The following proteins are encoded in a genomic region of Polyangiaceae bacterium:
- a CDS encoding VCBS repeat-containing protein, whose translation MGTISRAGFILLGALASFSCGSDEGPPGIGGAGIPLPIDEALTPSLVCPSYAGDHAFPDMAPLDMANASNIGAIDGAFSVSSTGSAQVSIRLTLPPSRWAPALGIAYDSHASSGILGKGFVLSGLSSVHRCGSNLAQDGSIRGVQLNAGDHFCINGARLVQINEGKDSVGIFAEYRTAIDSHTKIIGYGAPSASAFDPTYFVAYLPNGNIVHYGKSTNTRVRWRQGVTRAWSKELEMDRRGNTIRYAYFADHGNTNHAATREQVIQEIRYTGFIDANGTETLGNASVEFHYDDDDRYGKLFYEGEEVSRRMRLVRIDMRKNGELVRSNQFTYDEDQATNEALLVKVDECAKGDLAQCKPATRFDWKKANTKGFASHATPAHVPLKSEDEQFSYTVADVTGDGAVDIVTSTTDPDSGMNRWFVHENDGHGNFGVPVEWASIAYPKGFTKTWRIVPVDENGDGRVDVLIDQPDGAAWNTFRVLRSVANPSPHFELVATGIPRTSQHRASEFTIDSHSGLAVADLNADGMNDLITCHDLRTWYGKSEYVPDNRAIRLKIANRRLLGGALICGDRMADLVELPASRKPNGTSNRSTGFRAGP comes from the coding sequence ATGGGCACCATTTCTCGTGCGGGCTTCATTTTGCTCGGCGCGCTTGCATCCTTTTCATGTGGTAGCGACGAAGGTCCTCCCGGCATAGGTGGCGCAGGCATTCCGCTGCCCATTGACGAAGCGCTCACGCCATCGCTCGTTTGCCCATCGTATGCAGGCGACCATGCATTCCCCGACATGGCGCCACTCGACATGGCGAATGCGTCGAACATTGGAGCGATCGATGGCGCATTTTCGGTATCGTCTACAGGCAGCGCGCAGGTTTCGATTCGTTTGACGCTCCCGCCGTCTCGATGGGCTCCAGCGCTCGGTATCGCTTACGATAGTCACGCGTCGAGCGGCATTCTTGGCAAGGGATTTGTCTTGTCGGGGCTGTCTTCCGTTCATCGCTGCGGATCCAATCTTGCGCAGGATGGATCGATTCGAGGCGTCCAGCTAAATGCAGGCGATCACTTCTGTATCAATGGCGCAAGGCTTGTTCAAATCAACGAAGGCAAGGATTCCGTTGGCATTTTTGCCGAATACCGAACGGCCATTGATTCGCACACCAAAATTATCGGTTATGGTGCACCATCTGCAAGCGCCTTCGACCCGACGTATTTCGTTGCGTATTTGCCGAATGGAAACATCGTGCATTATGGCAAGAGCACCAATACTCGCGTGCGCTGGCGTCAGGGCGTCACACGCGCGTGGAGCAAAGAGCTGGAAATGGACCGGCGGGGCAATACGATTCGGTATGCGTATTTCGCGGACCATGGCAACACGAACCATGCGGCGACGCGCGAGCAGGTCATTCAAGAAATCCGCTACACCGGTTTCATCGATGCAAATGGCACGGAGACGCTCGGCAATGCGAGCGTCGAGTTTCATTACGATGACGACGATCGATACGGAAAACTCTTTTACGAGGGCGAAGAGGTTTCTCGAAGGATGCGCCTCGTGCGGATCGACATGCGGAAAAATGGCGAGCTCGTTCGGTCCAACCAATTCACGTACGACGAGGACCAAGCGACGAACGAAGCGTTGCTCGTAAAGGTCGACGAATGCGCAAAGGGGGACCTTGCGCAATGCAAACCGGCCACGCGATTTGATTGGAAGAAGGCAAATACAAAAGGATTCGCGTCGCACGCGACGCCGGCGCACGTGCCGTTGAAAAGCGAAGACGAGCAATTTTCGTATACGGTCGCCGACGTGACAGGGGATGGCGCGGTCGACATCGTGACATCCACGACGGATCCCGATTCCGGAATGAATCGGTGGTTCGTGCACGAGAACGACGGTCATGGAAATTTTGGTGTGCCCGTGGAATGGGCCAGCATCGCATATCCAAAAGGTTTTACCAAGACATGGCGAATCGTTCCCGTTGATGAAAATGGCGATGGAAGAGTCGACGTGCTCATCGATCAGCCTGACGGTGCCGCGTGGAACACGTTCCGCGTGCTTCGTTCCGTGGCGAATCCGTCACCGCATTTCGAGCTGGTCGCGACGGGCATCCCGCGCACGAGCCAACATCGAGCATCCGAGTTCACGATCGACAGCCATTCAGGATTGGCTGTCGCCGATTTGAATGCTGACGGAATGAACGACCTCATTACCTGCCACGATTTGCGCACGTGGTACGGCAAATCGGAATACGTGCCTGACAACCGTGCAATCCGTTTGAAGATTGCAAACCGTCGCTTGCTCGGTGGAGCGCTCATTTGTGGCGACCGAATGGCGGACCTGGTGGAGCTGCCGGCTTCGAGAAAACCGAACGGCACATCGAATCGCTCGACGGGGTTTCGTGCTGGACCATGA